The sequence GTAGGAGTGGTCGGTGTGGCGGGTGAACGGCACGTCCGCGCTCTCGGCGAAGGCGGTCAGCCACTCCATCCCCGACCTGTTGGCGTCGACGTACGCCCGCACCAGCGACGCCGGGTGGTGGCGGCGGATCGTCGCGAGTCGTGAGCCCTGCAGGAGCGACAGCTTGCCGGTGTTCGCGCCGGTCGCGAGCTCGGCGATGCCACCCGCGTCGATCACGGCCACATCGAGCCCGGCCCGGGTGAGCATGACGGCCGTCGTGAGGCCGGTGATGCCGGCGCCGACGACCACGACGTCGTGTCGCGCACCCTCCTCGAAGGGCGATCCGGTCGGCAGCGACTTCTCGAGCTTCCACAGAGGGGTCATGAGCACAGTCAACGGCGTGCGGTGCCCGGCATCCACGCCCTTGACATCGCCGCGGCGCACTGTCACGCGCGACTACAGTGGCGACGTGACCCTCCGCCGCATCCTCCTCGTCGCCCTCGGCGGCACAGTGGGCACGGCGGCACGGCTCGGCCTGGGGCTCGCTCTCCCGGACGCCGGCGGTCTGCCCGTCGCCGTGCTCGTCGCGAACGTGCTCGGCGCCCTGCTGATCGGCGTGTTGGCCGCGCGGATCCCCGCCTCTACGGATCTGCGACTGCTGCTCGGCACCGGGGTGCTCGGCGGCTTCACGACGTACAGCGCCTTCATGACGGGGAGCGTGGAGCTGTGGGCGGATGCTCCGGTGCTCGCGTTCGCCTATGCCGCGGGTAGCCTCGTGCTCGGGCTCGCTGCCGCAGCTCTCGGGCTGCGCATCGCCCGCCCCCGCCCCGGAGCGGCATCGTGAGCCCGCTGCTGTTCGTCGGCGCCGCGCTCGCCGGGGGCGTCGGTGCGGTGCTGCGATA is a genomic window of Microbacterium maritypicum containing:
- a CDS encoding CrcB family protein; this encodes MTLRRILLVALGGTVGTAARLGLGLALPDAGGLPVAVLVANVLGALLIGVLAARIPASTDLRLLLGTGVLGGFTTYSAFMTGSVELWADAPVLAFAYAAGSLVLGLAAAALGLRIARPRPGAAS